AGGGTCCTGCACTCCTCGGCGTTGCGCAGGCTCGGCGCAAAAACGCAGGTAGTTGCCCCGGACACGGATGACTTTGTCCGAACCAGGTTGACCCACAGCCTGGAGGTGGCGCAGGTAGGCCGCGAACTGGGCCGGTCCCTCGGCTGTGATCCTGATGTGGTTGACACTGCATGCCTGAGCCACGATCTCGGACATCCGCCCTTCGGCCACAATGGTGAGTCCGCTCTGAACGAAGTTGCGCACACGATCGGTGGCTTCGAAGGCAACGCCCAAACCCTGCGGCTCCTGACCCGCCTGGAACCCAAGGTACTGGCAGAGGACGGCAGGCCTGCAGGACTCAACCTGACCCGTGCCAGCCTGGACGCCGCGTCCAAGTACCCGTGGTCCGCCGTCGATGCTCCTGTCATTCATGGGCACCGCACCAGCAAATTCGGCGCCTACGAGGACGATCTTCCCGTCTTTGAATGGCTGCGTGAAGGCGCTCCGGGTAACCGTTCCTGCATCGAGGCCCAGGTGATGGACCTTGCAGACGATATTTCCTACTCGGTCCACGATGTTGAGGATGCGATCGTCGCCGGTCATTTCCAGCTCAAATGGATGGAGAACCCGGACCACCGGGCGCGCGTGGTGGGCTACACCAAGCAGTGGTATTTGCCGCATAACGATCCCGCCGAGATTGATGCTGCCCTTGCCCGCCTGGAAGCCACCAAAGTTTGGGTGCGCGAAGCTGACGGCAGCCGGAAATCCATGGCTGCGCTGAAGGATATGACCAGCCAGTTGATCGGCCGGTTCTGCCAGAGCGCCATGGAGACAACCCGTGCGCACTTCGGCCCGGCCAACCTGACCCGGTACGACGCCGAGCTCATGGTTCCTGAGGAAACTGTCACTGAGATTGCGGTCCTCAAGGGCCTGGCCACCACGTTCGTGATCTCCACCGACCATCGCCAGCCGGTGTACGAGCGTCAACGCGAAGTGCTGCACGCACTGGTCGGCGTTTTGAACGCCACAGGTGACCGTCACTTGGAGCCGATGTTTGCCGCTGACTGGCGCGACGCCGTCGACGACGGTGCGCGGCTGCGCGTGGTGATCGACCAAGTCGCCTCGCTGACGGACGTCTCCGCGTTGGCCATGTATGAGCGGCTTGTGGGGAGCCTTCCCTCGCTCTGGTAGCCCGCGGAACCCTGACGTTAACGGCGGGGACGCCCCGGGCAAGCGACTAGGATGGTGACGTGGCTGGCCTGATCAAACGTGAAGATATAGACGAATTACGCCAGCGCACGGATATCAAGGAAGTCGTTGACGGTTACGTCACCCTCAAGGGCGCCGGGCTAGGCAGTTTCAAAGGCCTGTGCCCGTTCCACGACGAACGCTCACCCTCGTTCACTGTCCGCCCGCAAGTGGGCCGATACCACTGCTTCGGATGTGGGGAAGACGGCGATGCCATCTCCTTTGTCCAGAAAATGGACCATAGCTCGTTCCACGAGGCCGTAGAGAAACTGGCTGCCAGAATCGGCTATGAGCTGCGCTATGAGGATGGCGGCACCGGTCCCAGCCGTGAAGAGGTGGGCAAGCGCCAACGCCTGTTGGACGCTCACAAGATCGCCGATGAGTTCTTCCGTGCGCAGTTGCTGACGCCCGGAGCTGCCGAGGGGCGGAACTTCCTGGACGGCCGCGGTTTCGACCGCGCCGCCGCCGAACATTTTGGCGTCGGATACGCGCCCCAGGGCTGGGACGCACTGTTGAAGCATCTCCGCGGCCGTGGGTTCACTGATGCTGAGTTGAAGCTCACAGGCATGTTCTCGGAAGGAAACCGGGGAATCTACGATCGTTTCCGTGGAAGGCTGATCTGGCCCATCAGGGACATCGCAGGCGACACCATCGGCTTCGGCGCGCGGAAGCTCTACGAGGACGACCAAGGCCCCAAATACCTGAACACTCCTGAAACCACGCTGTACAAGAAATCCCAAGTTCTTTATGGGATCGACATCGCCAAGCGCAACATCGCCAAGGAACGTCAATTGGTAGTGGTGGAGGGATACACAGACGTCATGGCCTGCCACCTCGCCGGAGTTACGACGGCGGTGGCCACCTGTGGTACTGCTTTCGGTACCGAGCACATCAAGGTGGCCCGGCGGCTGCTCTCGGACGACGGCAGCGGGGGAGAGGTCATCTTCACCTTCGACGGCGATGCCGCCGGCCAAAAAGCTGCCCTGCGGGCATTCGAAGAAGACCAGCGGTTCCAAGCCCAGACGTACGTGGCTGTTGAACCCAGCGGCGCCGATCCCTGTGATCTTCGTCAACTCAAGGGCGATTCCGCGGTGCGGGATCTGATTAGCAGCCGGAAACCCCTCTTTGAGTTCGCCATCAAGGCCTCGCTCCGCAGGCACAACCTCGACACCGTGGAAGGGCGTGTGGCCGCCTTGCGCGAAGCCGCCCCCGTGGTGGCGCAGATCAGGGACTCTGCCGCGCGGCCGGGCTACACCCGCGAACTTGCCGGGTGGCTGGGCATGCCCATCGAAGAGGTCAGTCGATTCGTTGGCGGAGCTGCCAAGCGCGCCGCCGCGGGCGGCGTGGGAGAACAGTCGACGGCAGCGGCAGCACCGGCGTCGAGCGGTCCCGTCTTCCAACGGCCCGATCCCCGGGAC
The sequence above is a segment of the Arthrobacter sp. StoSoilB22 genome. Coding sequences within it:
- the dnaG gene encoding DNA primase; protein product: MAGLIKREDIDELRQRTDIKEVVDGYVTLKGAGLGSFKGLCPFHDERSPSFTVRPQVGRYHCFGCGEDGDAISFVQKMDHSSFHEAVEKLAARIGYELRYEDGGTGPSREEVGKRQRLLDAHKIADEFFRAQLLTPGAAEGRNFLDGRGFDRAAAEHFGVGYAPQGWDALLKHLRGRGFTDAELKLTGMFSEGNRGIYDRFRGRLIWPIRDIAGDTIGFGARKLYEDDQGPKYLNTPETTLYKKSQVLYGIDIAKRNIAKERQLVVVEGYTDVMACHLAGVTTAVATCGTAFGTEHIKVARRLLSDDGSGGEVIFTFDGDAAGQKAALRAFEEDQRFQAQTYVAVEPSGADPCDLRQLKGDSAVRDLISSRKPLFEFAIKASLRRHNLDTVEGRVAALREAAPVVAQIRDSAARPGYTRELAGWLGMPIEEVSRFVGGAAKRAAAGGVGEQSTAAAAPASSGPVFQRPDPRDPIAGMERQALEVVLQEPSVLGGGAWERFEASQFTTPAYAAVHTAVRAAGLAHSDDPVAWVEQVRQEVPEPLRPLVSELAVTPLPASTAEAMQRYCRDILARLFELQITRIKADKMGQLQRLDAGANPEEFQRLNRELMQLEMERRSLRSDG
- a CDS encoding deoxyguanosinetriphosphate triphosphohydrolase, producing the protein MGTEAFLGHDGTAHNFVLAIPGYAEADSARWVEEPRKSNYRSDFERDRARVLHSSALRRLGAKTQVVAPDTDDFVRTRLTHSLEVAQVGRELGRSLGCDPDVVDTACLSHDLGHPPFGHNGESALNEVAHTIGGFEGNAQTLRLLTRLEPKVLAEDGRPAGLNLTRASLDAASKYPWSAVDAPVIHGHRTSKFGAYEDDLPVFEWLREGAPGNRSCIEAQVMDLADDISYSVHDVEDAIVAGHFQLKWMENPDHRARVVGYTKQWYLPHNDPAEIDAALARLEATKVWVREADGSRKSMAALKDMTSQLIGRFCQSAMETTRAHFGPANLTRYDAELMVPEETVTEIAVLKGLATTFVISTDHRQPVYERQREVLHALVGVLNATGDRHLEPMFAADWRDAVDDGARLRVVIDQVASLTDVSALAMYERLVGSLPSLW